One segment of Patescibacteria group bacterium DNA contains the following:
- a CDS encoding pitrilysin family protein — protein sequence MYKKQTLKNGIRLITAPLHDTQTASLLVLFKVGSRQETPQLRGVSHFIEHMMFKGTDRRPTTLDLSKELDGIGAEYNAFTGKDMTGYYIKSDARHLPLAIDMLSDMVINSKFDAVELEKEKGVIVEEINMYEDNPLMHVEEMLEELVFDGGQLGHLIAGSKKTVRGLDRKKLLAYKRNYYNGANVVIGLAGKFSDKQIKEISAKFSLPGGKKSAIKRSIIKQQKPRIKIKDKATEQVQLALGFPAWSTHDKRVPALNLLAIILGGNMSSRLFINIREQKGLAYFIRSWPNLYEDTGLLVIQAGLDKARLELALEAIILEIKSILAGGVTAEELNRAKEFVAGKTALDLEDSMSIAQFYVNQELMNKPLMTPEQKLKKIFAVSAKEVQRVAKDIFDFKRVNLALIGPGLNADKLRRLIK from the coding sequence ATGTATAAAAAGCAAACCCTGAAAAACGGCATCAGATTGATTACGGCGCCGCTTCATGATACTCAGACTGCCAGCTTGCTGGTGCTGTTTAAGGTGGGTAGCCGCCAGGAAACGCCACAGCTTAGAGGTGTTTCTCATTTTATTGAACATATGATGTTTAAGGGGACGGATCGGCGTCCGACGACCTTGGATTTGTCCAAGGAGCTGGACGGCATTGGTGCGGAATACAACGCTTTTACCGGCAAGGATATGACCGGTTATTATATCAAATCCGATGCTCGGCACTTGCCACTGGCTATTGATATGCTGTCGGACATGGTTATTAATTCTAAATTTGATGCCGTTGAGTTGGAAAAAGAGAAGGGTGTGATTGTGGAAGAGATCAATATGTATGAGGATAATCCCTTGATGCATGTGGAGGAGATGTTGGAGGAATTAGTCTTTGACGGCGGGCAGCTGGGTCATCTGATTGCCGGCAGTAAGAAAACAGTCAGGGGACTGGACAGAAAAAAACTTTTGGCCTACAAACGTAATTATTATAACGGCGCCAATGTCGTTATCGGTTTGGCTGGAAAATTCAGCGATAAGCAGATCAAGGAAATCTCGGCTAAATTCTCTTTGCCCGGCGGAAAAAAGTCAGCCATTAAACGATCAATAATTAAACAACAAAAGCCGAGGATAAAAATCAAGGATAAGGCGACAGAACAAGTACAGTTGGCTTTGGGTTTTCCTGCTTGGTCCACTCATGATAAACGCGTTCCCGCCTTGAATCTTCTAGCGATTATTCTCGGTGGCAATATGAGTTCGCGTTTATTCATTAACATACGGGAACAAAAGGGCCTAGCTTACTTTATCCGTTCCTGGCCGAATCTGTATGAGGATACCGGGTTATTAGTGATTCAGGCAGGCTTGGACAAGGCGCGGTTGGAGTTGGCTTTAGAGGCGATTATTTTAGAAATTAAAAGTATCCTGGCTGGCGGCGTGACTGCTGAGGAATTGAATCGAGCCAAAGAATTCGTTGCCGGAAAGACCGCTTTGGATTTGGAGGATTCCATGTCTATTGCGCAGTTTTATGTCAATCAGGAATTAATGAATAAGCCGTTAATGACGCCGGAGCAGAAATTAAAAAAGATTTTTGCAGTATCGGCCAAAGAAGTGCAACGGGTGGCCAAGGATATTTTTGATTTTAAACGCGTCAATCTAGCTTTGATCGGGCCGGGCTTAAATGCCGATAAACTGCGACGCTTAATCAAATAA
- a CDS encoding NYN domain-containing protein yields MPQGKNYAFIDSNNLYQSLSKDIYKKDRKIYSGWQLDYRRFRIYLKDKYGIEKAFLFIGFKPGNQAMYTKLQEYGYICVFKPTLELADGTVKGNVDAELVLHAMIEYSNYDKAIIVSGDGDFYCLVEYLINNSKLKRVLIPNQNNYSCLLDRLSSSANNILIFLNALKGKLEYKNKHK; encoded by the coding sequence ATGCCACAAGGAAAAAACTACGCTTTTATTGACAGCAATAATTTATATCAAAGCTTGTCAAAAGACATTTATAAAAAAGACCGGAAGATTTATTCCGGCTGGCAGCTTGATTATAGAAGATTCAGGATTTATCTTAAAGATAAATATGGCATTGAAAAGGCCTTCCTATTCATCGGCTTTAAACCCGGTAATCAAGCGATGTATACAAAATTACAGGAGTATGGCTATATTTGCGTATTTAAACCGACACTGGAATTAGCTGATGGCACAGTTAAGGGTAACGTAGATGCCGAATTGGTATTGCACGCCATGATTGAATATTCTAATTATGATAAGGCCATTATTGTTTCCGGTGATGGTGATTTTTATTGTTTGGTAGAATATCTAATTAATAACTCAAAACTCAAGAGAGTGTTAATTCCGAATCAAAATAATTATTCTTGTCTTTTGGATCGCTTAAGTTCCTCGGCAAATAATATTTTGATTTTTTTAAATGCTTTGAAGGGTAAGTTGGAGTATAAAAATAAACACAAATGA
- a CDS encoding reverse transcriptase/maturase family protein, with protein MNGKIKLSHTFEEIICLDNLLLAWQEFVRGKRNRKDVQEFQLRLMDNLIALHRDLATGAYRHGGYQAFKICDPKSRQIHKASVSDRLVHHAIYRILYPFFDRTFIVDSYSCRLGKGTHKALARFKKFAYKASQNNTHTCWILKGDIRKFFANIDHGILENILAEYIPDKKILGLLDEAIDSFNGGLPLGNLTSQLLVNIYMNRFDQFVKHKLKVKYYIRYADDFVIMADDKNYLEKIIPSVDAYLRDKMKLTLHPDKLFIKTLSPGLDFLGWVNFFDHRVFRTASKRRMFRRVRKNHNPETMNSYLGLLSHGQSYKLQRKIANLAYTC; from the coding sequence ATGAACGGGAAAATCAAGTTGAGCCATACTTTTGAAGAGATTATCTGTCTTGATAATTTATTGTTGGCTTGGCAGGAGTTTGTCAGGGGCAAAAGGAATAGAAAAGACGTGCAGGAATTCCAATTGCGCCTTATGGATAATCTTATCGCATTGCATCGGGATTTGGCAACCGGCGCTTATCGCCATGGCGGCTACCAGGCCTTTAAGATCTGCGATCCCAAGTCGCGGCAAATCCATAAGGCGTCGGTCAGTGATAGGTTGGTTCATCATGCGATTTATCGGATTTTGTATCCGTTTTTTGACCGGACTTTCATCGTCGATTCTTATTCCTGCCGGCTGGGCAAGGGCACGCATAAGGCCTTGGCCAGATTCAAGAAATTTGCTTACAAAGCCAGCCAGAATAACACCCACACTTGTTGGATTTTAAAGGGTGACATCAGGAAATTTTTTGCCAATATCGATCATGGGATATTGGAAAATATCCTGGCCGAGTATATTCCGGATAAAAAGATTTTGGGTTTATTAGACGAGGCGATTGACAGTTTTAACGGAGGTTTGCCGTTGGGGAATTTAACTTCGCAGTTATTGGTTAATATTTATATGAACAGATTTGATCAATTTGTTAAGCATAAACTGAAAGTAAAATATTATATCCGCTATGCCGATGACTTCGTGATTATGGCTGATGATAAAAATTATTTGGAAAAAATAATTCCATCGGTTGATGCTTATTTGAGAGATAAAATGAAACTGACGCTTCATCCCGATAAGCTATTTATCAAAACTTTAAGTCCCGGCTTAGACTTTCTGGGTTGGGTGAATTTTTTTGATCATCGGGTGTTTCGGACGGCGAGTAAAAGAAGGATGTTCAGGCGAGTGAGGAAAAATCATAACCCGGAAACCATGAATTCATATTTGGGTTTATTGAGTCACGGCCAGAGCTATAAATTACAACGAAAAATTGCTAATTTGGCTTATACTTGCTAA
- a CDS encoding four helix bundle protein, with translation MGQKIDIFFIEAIEAMATASFLPPQAKPPHICLAIQKIDLIKIMLMILWEIKAIDNNKYLNLSQPLDEIGRMLGG, from the coding sequence TTGGGTCAAAAAATCGACATCTTCTTTATTGAGGCGATTGAAGCTATGGCTACCGCCAGTTTCCTGCCACCACAAGCCAAACCGCCTCATATCTGCCTAGCAATTCAAAAAATTGATTTGATAAAAATCATGCTAATGATTCTATGGGAGATAAAGGCGATTGATAATAATAAGTATTTAAATCTATCGCAACCACTAGACGAAATCGGCCGGATGCTAGGCGGCTAG
- a CDS encoding four helix bundle protein — MEAIATASFLDKLSKSPYVETAIRKTDILKILLLLLWETKSLDNNKYLALSIKIDEVGKMLGGWKGQLLSKNSPDNKAGEK, encoded by the coding sequence ATGGAAGCAATTGCCACGGCCAGTTTCCTGGACAAACTGAGTAAGTCGCCGTATGTGGAAACAGCGATCAGAAAAACTGATATTTTAAAAATATTATTATTACTTTTGTGGGAGACAAAATCATTAGATAATAATAAATATTTGGCCTTATCAATTAAGATTGATGAGGTGGGCAAAATGCTTGGCGGCTGGAAAGGACAATTACTAAGTAAAAACTCCCCCGACAATAAAGCGGGAGAGAAATGA
- a CDS encoding glycine--tRNA ligase, giving the protein MANKQQQNDKMEKIVALCKRKGFVFPACEIYGGFANAYSYGPYGVELKNNIKALWWKMFVTEREDMVGIDGPIMLHPKLWEASGHLSGFNDAMVDCKNCKMRYRADNLISEVLGEDLEGKLDEMSKVIQEKISCPNCGKKNWTEARFFNMMFKTEMNGIDEPVYLRPETAGAIFSDFKNVVDSCRVKVPFGIGQIGKAFRNEIVARNFIFRVREFEQMEIEYFISPDAEWKSLFKDWLKAQEEFALELGAKKEDLKHYEHPKEKLSHYSRKTVDIEYNFPFGFAELFGLAHRGDFDLSQHQKFSGTDLSYFDQQAGKKYLPHVLEPTFGLDRSVLVALSAAYTEEDLDEGDSRVVLKFPVKIAPVKVAVFPLLKNKPELVAKAREIFDDLRSEFKCEFDDNGNVGKRYRRQDEVGTPFCVTVDFDTLEKGEVTVRNRDTMKQDKVKTEELKEWVKKRLK; this is encoded by the coding sequence ATGGCTAATAAACAGCAACAGAATGACAAGATGGAGAAAATTGTGGCTTTATGCAAGCGGAAAGGCTTTGTTTTTCCGGCCTGTGAGATTTATGGTGGCTTTGCCAATGCTTACTCCTATGGCCCGTATGGCGTAGAACTCAAGAATAACATTAAGGCCTTATGGTGGAAGATGTTCGTTACCGAGCGTGAGGATATGGTGGGAATTGACGGCCCAATCATGTTGCATCCTAAGTTATGGGAGGCTTCCGGTCATTTGAGCGGTTTTAATGATGCGATGGTTGACTGTAAGAATTGCAAAATGCGTTATCGGGCTGATAATTTGATCAGTGAGGTCTTGGGGGAAGACTTAGAGGGAAAATTGGATGAAATGAGTAAAGTTATTCAAGAAAAGATTAGTTGCCCTAATTGTGGCAAGAAGAATTGGACTGAGGCCCGGTTTTTCAATATGATGTTTAAGACGGAAATGAATGGCATTGATGAGCCGGTTTACTTGCGACCGGAAACGGCCGGCGCGATCTTTTCCGATTTTAAGAATGTGGTTGATTCTTGTCGGGTGAAGGTGCCGTTTGGCATCGGGCAGATCGGCAAGGCGTTTCGCAATGAGATCGTGGCGCGTAATTTTATTTTTCGCGTGCGTGAATTCGAGCAAATGGAGATAGAATATTTTATTTCACCGGATGCCGAGTGGAAATCGTTGTTTAAGGATTGGCTGAAGGCGCAAGAAGAATTTGCCCTGGAATTGGGAGCTAAAAAAGAAGACTTGAAGCATTATGAGCATCCGAAAGAAAAATTGTCGCATTATTCCCGTAAGACTGTGGATATTGAGTATAATTTTCCCTTTGGTTTTGCCGAATTGTTCGGCTTGGCGCATCGCGGGGATTTTGATTTGAGTCAGCATCAGAAATTTTCCGGCACGGACTTGAGTTATTTTGATCAGCAAGCCGGCAAAAAATATCTGCCTCATGTCCTAGAGCCAACTTTTGGTTTGGATCGTTCGGTGCTGGTGGCTTTGTCAGCCGCTTATACTGAAGAGGACTTGGACGAAGGCGATTCCCGAGTGGTATTGAAGTTCCCAGTCAAAATCGCCCCGGTTAAGGTCGCGGTTTTCCCGTTACTGAAAAACAAGCCGGAACTAGTGGCTAAGGCGCGGGAGATATTTGACGATCTGCGCAGTGAATTTAAATGTGAATTTGATGATAACGGCAATGTGGGCAAACGCTATCGCCGGCAAGATGAGGTGGGTACGCCGTTTTGCGTTACCGTTGATTTTGACACCTTGGAAAAAGGCGAGGTGACTGTCCGCAATCGCGACACTATGAAGCAGGATAAGGTTAAGACGGAAGAATTGAAGGAATGGGTGAAAAAGAGATTAAAATAA